From Macaca mulatta isolate MMU2019108-1 chromosome 3, T2T-MMU8v2.0, whole genome shotgun sequence, the proteins below share one genomic window:
- the FAM237B gene encoding protein FAM237B, whose amino-acid sequence MYCLDLFRVISLFSPTFFGEVADGGVRGEKNMCFATRRWFSLQLGCMILINLVNADFEFQKGVLASISPGITEDIDLQCWKACSLTLIDLKELKIEHNVDAFWNFMLFLQKSQRPGHYNLFLNIAQDFWDMYVDCLLSRSHGMGRRQVMPPKYNFPQKITGGNLNVYVRE is encoded by the exons ATGTACTGTTTAGATTTGTTTCGTGTGATTTCTCTCTTCAGCCCAACTTTTTTTGGGGAGGTGGCAGACGGCGGTGTACGGGGAGAAAAG AATATGTGTTTTGCTACAAGAAGATGGTTCTCTCTACAGCTGGGCTGCATGATACTGATCAATCTGGTTAACGCTGACTTTGAGTTTCAAAAAGGAGTGCTTGCCAGCATTAGCCCAGGAATCACCGAAGACATTGATCTCCAGTGCTGGAAAGCTTGCTCTTTGACATTGATAGATCTCAAGGAACTCAAGATAGAGCACAATGTGGATGCTTTTTGGAATTTCATGTTGTTCTTGCAAAAATCTCAGCGGCCTGGACATTATAATCTCTTCTTAAACATAGCTCAGGATTTCTGGGACATGTATGTAGACTGCTTGCTTTCAAGGTCTCATGGAATGGGCAGAAGACAGGTGATGCCCCCCAAATATAATTTTCCACAGAAAATAACAGGAGGTAATTTAAATGTGTATGTAAGAGAATAG